A single genomic interval of Methylobacterium bullatum harbors:
- the lcfB_2 gene encoding Long-chain-fatty-acid--CoA ligase translates to MIRPDAPPPARFNAARYCLAENARLRPDKTALIMAGAEDGAFHLTFAEADRAVRGIAAGLLALGLRRGDRVMIRMGNEADYVLVYFGALAAGLVALPSSPQLTPAEAAFLMENSGAAVVVTGAGHRPDAAEAEGRIVLGPSEIAAMKRAEPVADYADTAADDPATLVYTSGTTSRPKGVLHAHRAIWGRRPMHAHWLGLTETDVMLHAGTMNWTYTLGVGITDPWACGATSVLYDGPRDPAVWPVLIALHGATLFAAVPSLYRQILKYADLSAHDLSRLRHGCTAGEALPAELLEAWTRRTGKPLYEALGMSEISTYVSSGPTIPVKPGSPGKPQPGRRVAILPVDGPDEPLPEGETGLLAIHRTEPGLMLGYWNRPEEEATVLRGEWFAGGDLASLDEDGYLWFHGRNDDLMNALGYRVSPNEVEGVVGLHPAVAEVGVTELAVRADLKVIAAFVVLKPGEEADGPSILAWCGERLAAYKCPREVRFLDALPRTANGKVQRKRLADPPVAA, encoded by the coding sequence ATGATCCGACCGGACGCTCCTCCACCGGCCCGTTTCAATGCCGCCCGCTACTGCCTTGCTGAGAATGCGCGTCTGCGGCCGGACAAGACTGCGCTGATCATGGCGGGCGCGGAGGACGGGGCGTTTCACCTGACCTTCGCCGAGGCCGACCGTGCCGTGCGCGGCATCGCCGCCGGTCTCCTCGCCCTCGGCCTGCGTCGCGGCGACCGCGTGATGATCCGGATGGGCAACGAGGCGGATTACGTCCTCGTGTATTTCGGCGCCCTCGCCGCCGGGCTCGTGGCCCTCCCCTCGTCGCCCCAGCTGACGCCGGCGGAAGCCGCGTTCCTCATGGAGAATTCCGGTGCGGCCGTCGTGGTGACCGGGGCGGGCCACCGTCCCGACGCGGCCGAGGCCGAGGGCCGCATCGTCCTCGGCCCCTCCGAGATCGCCGCGATGAAGCGTGCCGAGCCGGTCGCGGATTACGCCGACACCGCGGCGGACGATCCGGCGACCCTGGTCTACACCTCCGGCACCACCAGCCGGCCGAAGGGCGTGCTCCATGCCCATCGCGCGATCTGGGGGCGCCGCCCCATGCATGCGCATTGGCTCGGGCTGACGGAGACCGACGTCATGCTGCATGCCGGCACCATGAACTGGACCTATACGCTCGGCGTCGGCATCACCGATCCGTGGGCCTGCGGCGCCACGAGCGTCCTCTACGACGGTCCCCGCGATCCCGCCGTCTGGCCCGTCCTCATCGCCCTGCACGGCGCGACGCTGTTTGCCGCCGTGCCGAGCCTCTACCGCCAGATTCTGAAATACGCCGATCTGTCCGCGCACGACCTGTCCCGCCTGCGCCATGGCTGCACCGCCGGCGAGGCCCTGCCTGCCGAACTGCTGGAGGCCTGGACGCGGCGGACCGGCAAGCCCCTCTACGAGGCGCTCGGCATGAGCGAGATCTCCACCTATGTCTCCAGCGGCCCCACCATCCCGGTGAAGCCCGGCTCTCCCGGCAAGCCCCAGCCCGGGCGCCGCGTGGCGATCCTGCCGGTGGACGGGCCGGACGAGCCGCTGCCGGAGGGCGAGACGGGGCTTCTGGCGATCCACCGCACGGAGCCGGGCCTGATGCTCGGCTACTGGAACCGGCCCGAGGAGGAGGCCACCGTCCTACGCGGCGAATGGTTCGCGGGCGGCGATCTCGCGAGCCTCGACGAGGACGGCTACCTCTGGTTCCACGGGCGCAACGACGACCTGATGAACGCCCTGGGCTACCGGGTCTCGCCCAACGAGGTCGAGGGCGTGGTCGGCTTGCATCCCGCCGTGGCCGAAGTCGGCGTCACCGAACTCGCCGTCCGGGCCGACCTGAAGGTCATCGCCGCCTTCGTGGTGCTGAAGCCCGGTGAAGAGGCGGATGGACCCTCGATCCTGGCCTGGTGCGGCGAGAGACTGGCCGCCTACAAATGCCCGCGCGAGGTCCGGTTCCTCGATGCCCTGCCCCGCACCGCCAATGGCAAGGTCCAGCGCAAGCGGCTCGCCGACCCGCCGGTCGCGGCATGA
- the mcp4_5 gene encoding Methyl-accepting chemotaxis protein 4: MIGFSRKRPANDTVAVPTASQQTEADDLRLGAAVEALMSSQGLSAIDLPDGKLKSAIERLNGRGEDDNQRNLSSIAAMAKEASEAAINIGWMTYDVGEVARATQTIAGATEEMAASIAEVSQTSDTVVTVAQDALTAMSACIGDGREAKSAMQEIDVRTSLISERVVVLERAIAQIEVMATAIASISAQTNLLALNATIEAARAGEAGRGFSVVAAEVKSLSAQTAKSTGEIRGLLSTLTSEMSAISTAVGESRNAVTSGRAIVEQLETRVEQTNERISQASDLNQAISQMLSQQRSATAEISTSVQNIAGKAAKTHEEIDKITTRLVKAEDFGRTALAAESGRVKAHGLVCLPADVGMWKRKLARILVGLAPAASSDPTMLGIANHSVCTDLQNGPLRDHPALARLAAAEKTALEEAKTMTDAVAANNWDVGTPAYQAASSAMKAMLAAAKELLAVKTA; the protein is encoded by the coding sequence ATGATCGGCTTCTCCCGCAAGCGTCCGGCCAACGACACGGTTGCGGTGCCTACCGCTTCCCAGCAGACCGAGGCCGACGACCTTCGTCTCGGCGCTGCGGTGGAAGCGCTGATGTCGAGCCAGGGGCTGTCGGCCATTGACCTGCCCGACGGAAAGCTCAAATCCGCGATCGAGCGCCTCAACGGCCGTGGCGAGGACGACAATCAGCGCAACCTCTCCTCCATCGCCGCCATGGCGAAGGAGGCGTCCGAGGCGGCCATCAACATCGGCTGGATGACCTACGATGTCGGCGAAGTCGCCCGCGCCACGCAGACGATCGCCGGCGCCACGGAAGAGATGGCGGCATCCATCGCCGAGGTCTCCCAGACGTCCGACACGGTCGTCACCGTCGCCCAGGACGCCCTCACCGCCATGAGCGCCTGCATCGGCGACGGGCGCGAGGCCAAGTCCGCCATGCAGGAGATCGACGTCCGCACCTCGCTCATCTCGGAGCGGGTCGTGGTGCTGGAGCGGGCCATCGCCCAGATCGAGGTCATGGCCACCGCCATCGCGTCGATCTCCGCCCAGACCAACCTGCTCGCCCTGAACGCGACCATCGAGGCCGCGCGGGCCGGCGAGGCCGGTCGCGGCTTCTCCGTGGTCGCGGCCGAAGTGAAGTCGCTTTCCGCCCAGACCGCCAAGTCCACGGGCGAGATCCGGGGGCTTCTCAGCACTCTGACGTCCGAGATGTCGGCCATCTCCACCGCCGTCGGCGAGAGCCGGAACGCGGTCACGTCCGGCCGGGCCATCGTCGAGCAGCTCGAAACGCGGGTCGAGCAGACCAACGAGCGGATCTCCCAGGCGAGCGACCTGAACCAGGCGATCTCGCAGATGCTCTCCCAGCAGCGTTCGGCCACCGCCGAAATCTCCACCAGCGTGCAGAACATCGCCGGCAAGGCCGCTAAGACCCATGAGGAGATCGACAAGATCACGACGCGTCTGGTGAAGGCCGAGGATTTCGGCCGGACCGCCCTCGCGGCGGAGAGCGGACGGGTCAAGGCCCATGGCCTGGTCTGCCTGCCGGCGGATGTCGGCATGTGGAAGCGCAAGCTCGCCCGCATCCTCGTCGGCCTCGCCCCGGCCGCGTCCTCCGATCCGACGATGCTGGGCATCGCGAACCACAGCGTCTGCACCGACCTGCAAAACGGCCCGCTGCGCGATCATCCGGCACTGGCCCGTCTCGCCGCCGCCGAGAAGACCGCTCTCGAAGAAGCCAAGACGATGACCGATGCCGTCGCCGCGAACAATTGGGACGTGGGCACGCCGGCCTATCAGGCCGCGTCCTCCGCCATGAAGGCGATGCTCGCCGCCGCTAAGGAGTTGCTCGCCGTCAAGACGGCGTGA
- a CDS encoding Blue-light-activated histidine kinase: MTAETHHDAEPENHIDPASERAKSGGWQGTALGRLFARIRQRGFSTQVYLVALVVALIGPGLLFTAILLFRYAGTERARFEQDARENVRGIALSIDRDTAGLVSVLQTLATSPRLKDAEFENFDAQARLVRETVGLDILLRRPDGQQLVNTSVPRGAPLPKTALPFDREIASGTQRAMISGILSGSMPDRATYAIAVPVQNEGEVAYVLSFLAPVSRLQGILGREYVQGWMTGVSDRDGIALARIPDPASIVGRPRLATLRQRQTETPGVWEGKDFNMRPVTVVEARSRLTGWTVSAVIPKALVDARLRGWIWAFTGFGLLVLATSSILAINLWSKVSQPLRRLVATGPALARGEAIPRITSPIHEIRRLGDVLADASLRLRTRGEERDSALAETERGLSALRESEARFRHMADSAPALIWMTDEAGEISFANLHFDHLFGKPASALAAGGWQTIVHPDDLPAFSAKFSDAFAGRVPVRAEVRVVDRDGVVRWLRCEGVPRLDDTGTFLGYTGCNVDITDAKRAEEHLLLLIHELNHRVKNTLATVQSIAIQSLRGLDTPEAAAAKAAFEARLLALARVHDVLTRESWEGAELGNVVADATAPLDSTEAGRSRFIVSGPHLRLPPRLALSIAMALHELGTNAVKYGSLSQEGGTVTITWTVVKEEETRLLLRWSESGGPPVTPPTRTGFGSRLIERSLARELDGEVQLMFAASGVVCSIEAPVPPPTLLERKAGLVPLRPATLLPHSA; this comes from the coding sequence ATGACCGCCGAGACCCATCACGACGCCGAGCCCGAGAACCACATCGACCCCGCTTCCGAGCGGGCGAAGAGCGGTGGGTGGCAGGGCACGGCCCTGGGCCGGCTGTTCGCGCGCATCCGCCAGCGCGGGTTCTCGACGCAGGTTTACCTGGTCGCCCTCGTGGTGGCGTTGATCGGGCCGGGATTGCTGTTCACGGCGATCCTCCTGTTTCGCTATGCCGGGACCGAGCGGGCGCGCTTCGAGCAGGATGCGCGCGAGAACGTTCGCGGGATCGCCCTGTCCATCGACCGCGACACGGCGGGGCTCGTCTCCGTGCTGCAGACCCTGGCGACGTCGCCCCGCCTGAAGGACGCGGAATTCGAGAATTTCGACGCGCAGGCACGGCTCGTCCGGGAAACGGTCGGGCTCGACATCCTGCTGCGCCGGCCGGACGGCCAGCAACTGGTGAACACCTCGGTCCCGCGCGGAGCGCCGCTGCCGAAGACCGCCCTGCCCTTCGACCGCGAGATCGCATCGGGCACGCAGCGGGCGATGATCTCCGGCATCCTGTCGGGCAGCATGCCCGACCGCGCGACCTATGCCATCGCCGTGCCGGTCCAGAACGAGGGCGAGGTCGCCTATGTCCTCAGCTTCCTCGCGCCGGTGAGCCGGCTGCAGGGCATCCTCGGCCGGGAATACGTCCAGGGCTGGATGACGGGTGTCTCGGACCGGGATGGCATCGCTCTCGCCCGCATCCCCGATCCGGCATCGATCGTCGGGCGCCCGCGCCTCGCGACCCTTCGCCAGCGCCAGACCGAGACGCCGGGGGTCTGGGAAGGCAAGGATTTCAACATGCGCCCCGTCACGGTCGTGGAGGCCCGATCGCGCCTCACCGGCTGGACGGTGAGCGCGGTGATCCCGAAGGCCCTGGTGGATGCGCGGCTGCGCGGGTGGATCTGGGCCTTCACCGGCTTCGGGCTCCTCGTCCTCGCGACCTCGTCGATCCTGGCCATCAATCTCTGGTCGAAGGTCTCGCAGCCGCTGCGCCGCCTCGTGGCGACGGGGCCGGCTTTGGCGCGCGGCGAGGCGATCCCGCGCATCACCTCGCCGATCCACGAGATCCGCCGCCTCGGCGACGTGCTGGCGGACGCCTCCCTGCGCCTGCGCACCCGGGGCGAGGAACGCGACTCGGCGCTCGCCGAGACCGAACGCGGCCTCTCGGCCCTGCGCGAGAGCGAGGCGCGGTTCCGGCACATGGCGGATTCGGCACCCGCACTCATCTGGATGACGGACGAAGCCGGGGAGATCAGCTTCGCGAACCTGCATTTCGACCACCTGTTCGGAAAGCCGGCCAGCGCGCTGGCGGCCGGCGGGTGGCAGACGATCGTCCATCCGGACGACCTGCCGGCCTTCTCCGCCAAGTTCTCGGACGCCTTCGCCGGCCGCGTTCCCGTGAGGGCGGAGGTTCGGGTCGTGGATCGCGACGGGGTGGTGCGCTGGCTGCGATGCGAAGGCGTGCCGCGCCTCGACGATACCGGAACCTTCCTCGGCTATACCGGCTGCAACGTCGACATCACCGATGCCAAGCGCGCGGAAGAGCATCTGCTCTTGCTCATCCATGAACTCAACCATCGCGTGAAGAACACCCTCGCCACCGTCCAGTCCATCGCCATCCAGTCCCTCCGCGGCCTCGACACGCCGGAGGCGGCGGCGGCCAAGGCCGCGTTCGAAGCGAGGCTCCTGGCACTCGCCCGCGTCCATGACGTGCTCACCCGCGAAAGCTGGGAGGGAGCGGAACTCGGCAACGTGGTGGCCGATGCCACCGCTCCCCTCGATTCCACCGAAGCGGGTCGATCCCGCTTCATCGTGTCGGGACCGCATCTGCGCCTGCCGCCCCGGCTCGCGCTCTCCATCGCCATGGCGCTGCACGAACTCGGCACCAATGCGGTGAAATACGGCTCGCTCTCGCAAGAGGGTGGCACCGTGACGATCACCTGGACCGTGGTGAAGGAAGAGGAGACCCGCCTCCTCCTGCGCTGGAGCGAGAGTGGCGGGCCGCCGGTGACGCCGCCGACCCGCACCGGGTTCGGCTCGCGCCTCATCGAGCGCAGCCTCGCCCGCGAACTCGACGGCGAGGTCCAGCTCATGTTCGCGGCCAGCGGGGTGGTCTGCTCGATCGAAGCGCCCGTACCTCCGCCGACCCTGCTCGAGCGCAAGGCCGGCCTCGTTCCCCTGCGACCCGCGACGCTTCTCCCCCATTCGGCCTGA
- the cstA gene encoding Carbon starvation protein A, giving the protein MSAIQKHGPWALVGALGAAALAIVATSRGESINALWIVVAAVCVYLIAYRYYSLYISDKVMQLDPSRKTPAHRHNDGLDYVPTNKTVLFGHHFAAIAGAGPLVGPVLAAQMGYLPGMLWILAGVVLAGAVQDFMILFISMRRDGRSLGELIRAELGVIPGVIALFGTFMIMVILLAVLAMIVVKALAESPWGTFTVAATIPIAILMGLYARFIRPGKIGEVSILGFVLLMAAIVGGGQINEHPVWGPAFTFTGTQLTWMLIGYGFFASIMPVWLLLAPRDYLSTFLKIGTIIGLALGIVVVAPHLQMPAMTKFVDGTGPVWAGSLFPFLFITIACGAVSGFHALISSGTTPKLLDNEADTRFIGYGGMLMESFVAIMALVAASVIDPGIYFTMNSPGALLGTSAESAATAVTNLGFPISADLITQTAKDVGEHSIISRTGGAPTLAVGMAHIISSAIGGKTMMAFWYHFAILFEALFILTAVDAGTRAGRFMLQDLLGLISPTFKDTTAWAPSILATALCVSAWGYFLYQGVTDPLGGIYTLWPLFGISNQMLAAVALTLATVVIFKMKRERYAFVTIIPTVWLLICTLTAGWQKIFSADPKIGFLSHADRFSAAIAEGKVLGPAKNMADMHKIVFNDRIDAALAVMFVGLVVAIAVFGVQACLKAYRADRWTALESGGPSPVPAE; this is encoded by the coding sequence ATGAGTGCGATACAGAAGCATGGGCCTTGGGCCCTTGTCGGTGCGTTGGGCGCGGCGGCCCTGGCGATCGTCGCCACGAGCCGCGGCGAATCGATCAACGCACTGTGGATCGTCGTGGCCGCGGTCTGCGTCTATCTCATCGCCTATCGCTATTACTCGCTCTACATCTCCGACAAGGTGATGCAGCTCGACCCGAGCCGCAAGACCCCGGCCCACCGTCACAACGACGGACTCGACTACGTCCCGACCAACAAGACCGTCCTGTTCGGCCACCATTTCGCGGCGATCGCGGGCGCGGGTCCCCTCGTCGGCCCGGTCCTTGCCGCGCAGATGGGCTACCTGCCTGGCATGCTCTGGATCCTGGCGGGCGTCGTGCTCGCGGGCGCGGTGCAGGACTTCATGATCCTGTTCATCTCCATGCGCCGCGACGGTCGCTCCCTCGGCGAGTTGATCCGGGCCGAGCTCGGCGTGATCCCCGGCGTGATCGCGCTGTTCGGCACCTTCATGATCATGGTGATCCTGCTCGCCGTGCTGGCGATGATCGTGGTCAAGGCGCTGGCCGAGAGCCCCTGGGGCACCTTCACGGTGGCGGCCACGATCCCGATCGCGATCCTGATGGGCCTCTACGCGCGCTTCATCCGGCCGGGCAAGATCGGCGAAGTCTCGATCCTCGGCTTCGTCCTGCTCATGGCCGCCATCGTGGGCGGCGGCCAGATCAACGAACACCCGGTCTGGGGTCCGGCCTTCACCTTCACCGGCACCCAGCTCACCTGGATGCTGATCGGCTACGGCTTCTTCGCCTCGATCATGCCGGTCTGGCTCCTGCTCGCCCCGCGCGACTACCTCTCGACCTTCCTCAAGATCGGCACCATCATTGGCCTGGCGCTGGGCATCGTCGTCGTCGCCCCGCATCTGCAGATGCCGGCCATGACGAAGTTCGTCGACGGCACCGGCCCGGTCTGGGCGGGCTCCCTGTTCCCGTTCCTCTTCATCACCATCGCCTGCGGCGCGGTCTCGGGCTTCCACGCCCTGATCTCGTCGGGAACGACGCCGAAGCTCCTCGACAACGAAGCCGACACCCGCTTCATCGGTTATGGCGGCATGCTGATGGAGAGCTTCGTCGCGATCATGGCGCTGGTCGCCGCGAGCGTGATCGATCCGGGCATCTACTTCACCATGAACTCGCCGGGCGCCCTGCTCGGCACCTCCGCCGAGAGCGCGGCCACCGCCGTGACCAATCTCGGCTTCCCGATCTCCGCCGATCTGATCACCCAGACCGCCAAGGATGTCGGCGAGCACTCGATCATCTCGCGCACCGGCGGCGCACCGACCCTCGCCGTCGGCATGGCCCACATCATCTCGTCGGCCATCGGCGGCAAGACGATGATGGCCTTCTGGTACCATTTCGCGATCCTGTTCGAGGCGCTCTTCATCCTCACCGCCGTCGATGCCGGCACGCGGGCGGGACGCTTCATGCTGCAGGATCTGCTCGGCCTGATCTCGCCGACCTTCAAGGACACCACGGCCTGGGCGCCCAGCATCCTGGCCACGGCCCTCTGCGTCTCGGCCTGGGGCTACTTCCTCTACCAGGGCGTCACCGACCCGCTCGGCGGCATCTACACCCTGTGGCCGCTCTTCGGCATCTCGAACCAGATGCTGGCGGCCGTGGCGCTGACGCTGGCCACCGTGGTGATCTTCAAGATGAAGCGCGAGCGCTACGCCTTCGTCACCATCATCCCCACCGTCTGGCTGTTGATCTGCACGCTCACGGCGGGCTGGCAGAAGATCTTCTCGGCCGATCCCAAGATCGGCTTCCTGTCCCATGCCGACCGGTTCTCGGCGGCGATCGCCGAGGGCAAGGTGCTGGGTCCGGCCAAGAACATGGCCGACATGCACAAGATCGTCTTCAACGACCGGATCGACGCCGCGCTCGCCGTCATGTTCGTCGGCCTCGTGGTGGCCATCGCCGTCTTCGGCGTCCAGGCCTGCCTGAAGGCCTACAGGGCGGACCGCTGGACGGCGCTCGAGAGCGGCGGCCCGTCCCCCGTCCCGGCGGAGTAA
- the loiP gene encoding Metalloprotease LoiP, with translation MTLVLEDRLEIAGRDLRLAWTLADLAAGDTASPFMRVGPAGRSERVEFTDETLAAALKDRCPDLYRTDPSAPGGRLRLVLWSIAAGISVIGLAIYGVPAIAVRLAPVIPAAIEARLGGAVDGQIGKILGDPPVCDDAPARTVLDRLIERMTANGGLPVDPAISVRRHAIANALTLPGGRVVVLSDLIDQSRTPDEFAGVLAHEFGHVAARDPMRALLAASGSSFLLSLVLGDLTGSTILVAVGQAAISAGYSREAENAADSYSVEVMRRSGGDATALATILERIAKDDEKGQFASLLRSHPFTKERANRIRAMAGSETVGRRILDEADWTTLKGICRNVPAKPAK, from the coding sequence GTGACCCTGGTCCTCGAGGACCGGCTGGAAATCGCCGGGCGGGACCTACGCCTCGCCTGGACTCTCGCCGACCTCGCGGCCGGCGACACGGCGAGCCCGTTCATGCGGGTCGGCCCGGCGGGACGTTCAGAGCGGGTCGAGTTCACCGACGAGACTCTGGCCGCCGCCCTGAAGGATCGCTGTCCGGACCTGTACCGAACCGACCCCTCCGCCCCGGGCGGTCGCCTGCGCCTCGTCCTCTGGTCGATCGCGGCCGGGATCTCGGTGATCGGTCTGGCGATCTACGGTGTCCCGGCCATCGCGGTCCGCTTGGCGCCCGTCATCCCGGCGGCGATCGAAGCGCGGCTCGGCGGGGCGGTGGACGGGCAGATCGGCAAGATCCTCGGCGACCCGCCGGTCTGCGACGATGCCCCGGCGCGTACCGTCCTCGACCGCCTGATCGAGCGGATGACGGCGAATGGCGGCCTGCCGGTCGATCCGGCGATCAGCGTCCGCCGGCACGCCATCGCCAATGCCCTCACTCTTCCCGGCGGAAGGGTCGTCGTGCTGTCGGACCTCATCGACCAGTCCCGCACGCCCGACGAATTCGCCGGCGTACTGGCCCACGAATTCGGCCATGTCGCCGCGCGCGATCCCATGCGCGCGCTGCTGGCGGCGAGCGGAAGCTCGTTCCTCCTCAGTCTCGTGCTGGGCGACCTCACCGGCTCCACGATCCTCGTCGCGGTGGGACAGGCCGCCATCTCGGCCGGCTATTCCCGAGAGGCCGAGAACGCGGCGGATTCCTATTCGGTGGAGGTCATGCGCCGGTCGGGCGGGGATGCCACGGCGCTGGCGACGATCCTCGAACGCATCGCCAAGGACGACGAGAAGGGCCAATTCGCGAGCCTGCTGCGCAGCCATCCCTTCACGAAGGAGCGCGCCAACCGCATCCGCGCGATGGCGGGCTCGGAGACGGTCGGCCGCCGCATTCTCGATGAGGCGGACTGGACGACTCTCAAGGGCATCTGCCGCAACGTGCCGGCCAAACCCGCGAAATAG